The uncultured Cohaesibacter sp. genome segment TGGGCGACGATCCAGATAGTCCGTGAGATTGAGCATCTTGGCGGCATCAATCACCTTCTGCTTGATTTCAGCCTTTGGCAGCCCACGATTTTTCAGGCCATAACCCATATTCTTGGCAACCGTCATATGCGGGTAAAGGGCATAATTCTGGAATACCATGGCGATGTTGCGCTGGGCAGGCTCGACGTCATTGACGATCCGCTGGCCGATGGAGATCGTGCCGCCGGTGACGTCCTCAAGGCCGGCAATCATCCGCAAAAGGGTGGATTTGCCACAGCCGGAGGGGCCGACAAGCACAACAAACTCGCCGTCGGGGATCTTGAAATTGCAGGGTTTGACCGCTTCGAATCCGTTTGGATAAATCTTGCGGACCATATCAAGCGTAACTGAGGTCATGATGGGTATCCCTATTTGTCGGATTCTGTGAGGCCCTTGACGAACCAGCTCTGGAAAAAGATCACAACGGCCACCGGGGGAATAATGGCGAGCAAAGCCAGAAGATTGCCGCGCCCATATTCGGGGAGCTGTCCGTCATACATGGTTTGGGTGATCTGCTTGATGCCACGCAGCAGGGTGAACATGCCCTCATCGGTGGTGATCATGGTCGGCCAGAGATACTGGTTCCAGCCATAGACGAACATGATGATAAAGATGGCGGCAATCATGGTGCGTGACAGAGGCACCAGAATGTCGATGAAATATTTGAGCGGCCCTGCCCCGTCGATGCGAGCGGCTTCGGACAATTCTTCGGGCACCGAGAGAAAGAACTGGCGGAAGAAGAAAGTGGCAGTGGCCGATGCTACCAGCGGCAGGATGAGGCCGGTATAGGTATTGAGCAAACCCAATTGCTGGACGATCTCATAGGACGGCAAGATGCGCACCTCGAGTGGCAGCAACAGCGTGGTAAAGATCAGCCAGAAGGCAAAGGTGGCAAAGCGCAGGCGGAAATAGACGATGCCATAGGCGGCCATCATCGAAATGACGATCTTGCCCAGCGCAAAGCCGACGCCCAGAATCAGCGAGTTCTTGAACATGTTGAGACCGGAATTCTCACCGGAAAAGCCGGACGCGCCGAACAGGGCCTTGTTGAGATTCTCGTCAAACTGGTCGCCGATGGTCAGGCCGGGGCCGTATTTCAGAACATCGACGTCGGACATGGTGGTCATTTGCAGCACCATCAGCAGCGGCACGATCATCAAGAGCGCGCCGAAAATCAGGATGCCGTGATCGACAATGGCGCTCAGCTTGATGCGGCTTTTGCTGGCCTTTGGCGCTGTGCGTACGGTCGTTTCAGTATGGTCAGTCATGATACGCCCCTTAGGTGTAATGAATGCGCCGCTCAACGAGGCGAAACTGGAAGATGGTCAAGGCCAAAACCAACACCATCAGGATGACCGACTGGGCCGAAGAGCCACCCAGATCGTTGCCGCGGAAGCCATCCACATAGACCTTGTAGACAAGGGTCATCGGGTTGGAGGCAGGCTCGCCGCGCAGCACCGTGTCGATCGTGCCGAAGGTGTCGAACAACGAATAGGTGAAGTTGGTGATCAACAGAAAGAAGCCAGTCGGGGCGAGCAGCGGGAAGGTCACGTCCCAGAAGCGGCGCTGGGCGGACGCATTGTCGATGCGGGCGGCTTCCATCACCGAGCGCGGGATCGATTGCAGGCCGGACACGAAGAAAATGAAATTGACCGGGATCTGCTTCCAGACAGAGGCGGTGATCATGACAATCGCGGTGTCGGTATAATCAAGGCCGACGCGGAAATCATAGCCGAACCGGGCGAGAAATTCGGTGATCGGTCCCCAGCGTTGGGAGAACATGACCAGAAAGATGAAACCGGCCACCGGAGGCGCGACCGCATAAACCCACATCAGGAGGGTGCGATAAGCGCGAGCGCCGCGGATGACCTTGTCCGCCTTGACCGCAAAGAGCAGGGCAATGGCGAGCGACAGGAAAGTCACCGAG includes the following:
- a CDS encoding ABC transporter permease subunit, which produces MIVPLLMVLQMTTMSDVDVLKYGPGLTIGDQFDENLNKALFGASGFSGENSGLNMFKNSLILGVGFALGKIVISMMAAYGIVYFRLRFATFAFWLIFTTLLLPLEVRILPSYEIVQQLGLLNTYTGLILPLVASATATFFFRQFFLSVPEELSEAARIDGAGPLKYFIDILVPLSRTMIAAIFIIMFVYGWNQYLWPTMITTDEGMFTLLRGIKQITQTMYDGQLPEYGRGNLLALLAIIPPVAVVIFFQSWFVKGLTESDK
- a CDS encoding ABC transporter permease subunit, producing MKRAAFNNKWLPLFFLLPQLSIIVIFFYWPAWQALRLSFYLEDPFGFGSTFVGFDNYRDILNNAEYLKIAGFTIVFCVSVTFLSLAIALLFAVKADKVIRGARAYRTLLMWVYAVAPPVAGFIFLVMFSQRWGPITEFLARFGYDFRVGLDYTDTAIVMITASVWKQIPVNFIFFVSGLQSIPRSVMEAARIDNASAQRRFWDVTFPLLAPTGFFLLITNFTYSLFDTFGTIDTVLRGEPASNPMTLVYKVYVDGFRGNDLGGSSAQSVILMVLVLALTIFQFRLVERRIHYT